Part of the Limisphaerales bacterium genome, GGATAAAACCTCCCCTGTGCTCGGATCCTTAAACTCTACTCCCTCCTTTTTCAGGTAAGTCGTCAAGTGTTCCACCTCCCTTCGCTCCGTGAAGAGCATTCCTCCTGTCGCGATGGAATGCTTTTTCGCCAGTGCGGTCAAGCAAAAAGCCGCCCCAGTTGTTGGCCGGCTTTTGTGGATGATGAAATGAAGTGTGTTTTATACAATGCCCGTGTTGATCTCAATGCCTTGAAACCACATTTCCAGTTGTTGCGGGCTGGTGCAGTTATCCATTGCGATCTCTTTGGAGATGCGGCCTTCTTCTACGAGGTTGTACATGCAGCGGTTGAAGCTGAGCATGCCGTCATCCGCGCTGGCGTCAATGCATGCGGGCAGGCGGTTGAGTTCGCCATCAAAGATTTTTTGTTTCACCAGCGGCGTACCGATCATGATTTCCTGGGCGGGCACCATGCCGCCATCCAGCGTGGGGCACATACGCTGAGCAACGGCACCGACGATGACTTCAGCATATTTTTTGCGCTGCATTTCGCGTTCTTCTTCGGGGAAAAAATCCAACAACCGGCCGGGGACGGAGGCGGCGGTTCGGGTGTGTACGGTGGAGAGCACCATCGCGCCGGTATCCGCCGCGCGCATGGCGGCGCCAATGGAGGTGGCATCGCGCATCTCGCCCACGAGCACCATATCGGGGTCTTCCCGCAGGGCGCTTTTGAGAGCCCGCTGAAAGCTCATCGTGTCGAGTCCTACCTCGCGTTGTTCGATGACGCATTGTTCGTCTTCGAACATCATTTCCACGGGGTCCTCAATGGTGATGATGTGTTTGCGAAAGTTTTTGTTCAAATGCATCACCATGGCGGCCATGGTGGTGGATTTGCCGGAACCGGTGATGCCGGCCAGAAGCGTGAGCCCGCGCTTGGCTTCGGCGAGTTTCAGGCAGATGGGATTGATGCCGAGCTTCTCAATGGGGGGAAGGTCGTTTTTGATGTACCGCATGGCCAATGCCCATTTGTCGCATTGGGAAAACACGTTGACCCGGAAGCGTCCGAACTTGGGATTGAAATAGGAGAAATCAGTCTCGCGGTCTTCCTTGAATTTTTCGACAAAATGCTCGGGGCACATATTGAAGATGACTTTTTCAATCCATTTTCGGGTGGGCTTGGGCCAATCCCGATCGCGTAAGCCGCGGCTCATGCGGAAGTGGACGTAGTGATCCTCCTTGATGTGGAGGTCGGCCACGTCTTCATTAATCGCATCCTGCAAAATCAAATCGAAGAGCCGAAGGTCATCGTCTTTGATGGACTTATCTTCTTCGAGTCCGTTCCAACACTCTGAATTTTCATTCGATTTGAGCAACAGGCCGGCGGGGTAACGCAGGCTGATGTCCTCGTCCTCAGTAAGCAGGATGCCGCCTTTGGGATCGCGATCGCGTTCGCTCAATGGCACGGCTTGGTCGGCGGAAATCTTGAGTTCAATAGGAGCGATTTCAGGAGCGGCTTCAACCTCCGGGGCTACTTCAACAGCAGGAGGGGTTGGGGCTAATTCCGTGCCGGTGGGATCAACCGCCGGTGGGGCGATTTCCATACCGGGCGCGGGGGGAGGTGCGGCGGCGGGATCCACCACCACAGGTGCGGGTGGTGGGGCTTCTTCTGCAAAAGGCATAGCTGGGGCAGGAGGTGCTTGGGGGGGCGGGGGCGCGGTAATTTGCATGCCCGGCGGGGGCGGAGGCGCGGCGGCATCAGGAGCGGCAGGGGGAGCTGCGGGGGCGGCTTCGGCCGGAGGCGGCGGGGCTGGCGGCATCGTTTCCATGTCTCCCAAAGTTTACTGCCCAAACAAGGAAAAAGCAACTATTGGGGATGGGTTCGGGAGGGAGGGGCTTTGCACGTTCCTCCCGTTCACCATTCCAGAACCGTGGCGCCCCACGTTAATCCTGCGCCGAAGGCGATGATTAGGATTTTGTCGCCGCGTTTTACTCTGCCGGTTTGGAGGGCTTCGTCCAGGGCGACGGCGACGCTGGCGGCGGAGGTGTTGCCGTATTTTTGGAGGTTGACAAATACCTGATCTTCACGCGCGCCGAGGCGGCTGCCGATGGCGCTGATGATGCGCTGATTGGCTTGGTGCGGAATGATGCACTGGATGTCTTCGATGGTGAGGCCGCTGGTTTCGAGCACTTCCTTGGCGGCGGCGGTCATGGCATTAACGGCGTTTTTATAAACTTCCTTGCCCTCCATTTTGAGGAAGTGGATGCGTTCGTTCACTGAATCGACGGTGGCGGGTTGGCGGCAACCGCCACCGGGCATAGCGAGGATATCGGCTTTGTTGCCGTCGCTACCGAGGCGGGTGGCGAGCACGCCGCGCGCGCCTTCGCGGCGCTGGAGAACAGCTGCGCCGGCGCCGTCGCCGAAGAGGACGCAGGTGTTGCGGTCTTCCCAGTCAATAATTGAGGAAAGTTTTTCTGCGCCAACAATGAGAACATTTTGATAAATGCCGCTGGCGATAAAAGCGCGGCCGACTTCGAGGGCGTAAATAAATCCGGAACAGGCGGCTTCCAAATCAAAGGCGGCTGCTTTGTCCGCGCCGAGTTCTTTTTGCACGAGGCACGCGGTGGCAGGGAATGGCATGTCGGGCGTGATGGTGGCCACGACGATGAGATCCAGGTCGGCGGCATCCAAGCCCGCTTGGGCGAGGGCTTTGCGCGAGGCGTGCGCGGCGAGGGTGGAGGTGTGCTCGCCTTCGGCGGCGATGCGGCGTTGTTTGATGCCGGTGCGGGAGGTGATCCAATCGTCGGTGGTATCGACCATTCCTTCCAGCTCGGCATTGGCGAGGATACGTTCGGGGACGTATGAGCCTACGCCGGTAATGGCGCAGCCTTGGAGCTTGTTTTCGTCGCTCATAGAGAACGGCCGTTTCCGGCAAAAAAACTACGGGCGGGTTAGCCCTGGCTTTTCACAGTGAGCACTTGGCGGCCTTTGTAATAGCCGCAGCTTGGGCACACGCGGTGCGCTTGAGCGGGCTCGTCACATTGCGGGCAGGATTGAACCTGGGGCAGCGTGAGTGCGCTATTGGAGGCCAGGCGCTTGCGGCGGCGGCTGCGTGAGGTTCTGCGTTTTGGTACGGGCATTGTTTTTCCTAACTCTTTGGTTGCTTCCAGTCATCCAGCTTGCTCCAAGTATTGGAGTCGGCCACGTCGGCTGGGGGCGGGCTTTCCTGTTTGAAAACCAGTCCTTCGCACGCGGGGCCACACAGCGGATGCTGTGGAAGGCGAAGGAGAATATCGTCCCGCAGCCATGGAGTCAAGTCCACGGAATCCCAACCATACTCGATGGCATCGTCGCCTTTGAGGGGCAGGGCGACGGCCCATTGGGGCAAATTGATCGGGAATTCAAACGGCTTGAGGCAGCGCGCGCATTCGGCGGTAAAATCCATTTGCAACTGGCCAAAGACGATCAGCGTATCGTCCGACTCGCTGGCGGTGAGCGCATACGCCAACGGCCCGGCCGGCTTCATCAGTGCTTCCTCTTCGCCAAGTTCCAGCGCAAGTTCGGTGGGCGTGAGCTCGCCTTCGAGGTGCAGTTGCTCGTCTTGGAGATCATCCAAAATAATCTTGAGGGCCATAGCTGCTCCTTATTTACGGCACTCGGTGAGCGCGCGCTCCACGTGCGGCGACACAAACGCGCTCACATCGCCGCCGAGTTGCGCGATTTCTTTAACCAGTTTGCTGCTGAGAAACGTGTACGTTTCGCGCGGCATCATAAAAATTGTTTCGATGTCCGGCTCCAACTTGCGGTTCATCAATGCGAGCTGAAATTCAAATTCAAAATCCGACACCGCCCGCAACCCGCGAATGATCGCCTGTGCTTTTTGGTCACGAGCGAAGTCCACCAGCAACCCGTCAAAGGCACTCACCTCCACATTACCCAGCACCGCCGCCGCCTCGGTGATCTGCGCTTGCCGTTGGTCCTTCGTGAAGAGCGGCGCTTTCGAGCTATTCACTGCCACCGCCACGATGACGCGATCGAACAGCTTCGCCGCCCGTTCAATGACGTCCAAATGGCCGTTCGTGATCGGGTCGAAACTGCCGGGATAAATAACCGTGCGCACCGCGCCAACATCCCGTCCCGCGCCCATGCGTGCAAGGCTTTTCCGGCCGCCCTCGACAAATCGCCCCATTTGGCCTTATATTAACCAAACCGGCTATGCCAGCAGACGACATTCCACCGCCGCCGCCACCCGAGGAAATTCCCCCGCCACCCCCGGAGGAAACCGCCGCGCCATTGCCAGCAGGAGATGGACCGCGCCGCTGCGGCAAAGCCTTTTCCAGTTTGCTGCTTGGCTTCATCGGTTGCCTCCTCGGCGGCGTGGCGCTTGCCGGAATGTACTACAACCCCGGCGCATCCGAATCTGTGAAAATAACCGGCAACCTCAACACGATGCAGGAAGTCGTCGTGCAGGATGCCACCAACCGTGGCCTCAAAATGTTCCTCGCTTCCTTCGGCCAATGGTTCGGCTTCGTGGGCGCTGCGCTTGGGCTCGTCGGGTTTATTCAAGGCCTCACCCATCTATATCAAGCCAGCGAAAAACTGGTGCTCCCCAAACGCTGGCTCGCCAGTTTTGGCACTCTATTTTCCTTCATTGCCTGTTGCAGCATCCTCACCGCGCTCAAGCACGGCTACGATGCCCACGTGGGGTTGCCCAAAGAAAATGCCGAGGAAGCCTTCAATCGCGTCGAACAAGTCGCCGGCATTATCCAACAAGGCGTGGACATCGCCAACGGCAAGGAACCCCCCAAACAAGGCGGACTCGGCAGCAAAGCCACCGGCATCGGCGAAGGTATTCTCGGCGGTAGTTTGAATCCCGTGCAGCAACTTTTGACCGAAGACTACATCGGCCGCACCGCGCCCGCGCTGGATGTCTACGCCGTGAACACCCGTCGCAGTACCTTCGAACTCTCCACCCTCCGCAACACCCGCGTGCTCATCGCTTTCCTCAACCCCGCCAGCCCCGCCTGCGGTAAAGTGGTCGCCCCCCTCAACGCTCTCTTTGACCGCACCTCACGCGGCCAACTGTGGATCATCGGTTCCTGCCCGCCCAAAACTCAAGGTGCCCTCGCCTTCACCAAAACTTACGGCGCAAAATTCCCCATCGGACACGCCCAATTCTACCGCGAACCCTACTCCGACATCACACTCCCGCCCGCATTTATGGTCGTCGATGAAAACGGGGCTATCGTATCCTTCCACTTTGGCCTCGCCTCGTTGCCGGCGGCGATTCGTGCTGCGGAAGGGAAACCTTGATCATTGAAAATTGAGCCTTCTAATATCCCACCCCGCCTGAACCAACGCCGCCCGCGCCCTCCCTTCCTCCGCCCCCGTCAACGTCTGCACAATCCGCACCGCGCGATCGCGCAGCTTTTTATTCTTCGGATCCAAATCCACCATCAAATTCCCGCGTACCTTTCCCAGTCGCACCATTGCCAGCGTGGTAATGCAATTCAAAATCAACTTCGTTGCCGTACCCGCCTTCAAACGCGTGGAACCCGTCAGCACCTCCGGCCCAATCGCCGGTGCCACGATGAGGTGCGGCACACCCGCGCGCCGTTTCAATTTCGGATCAAAACAAACCAACGCCGTCCGCGCTCCGCGCTTTGCCGCCGCCTCCATCGCCCCCCATACAAACGGCGTGCGCCCGCTCGCGGCAAGGCCGATCACCACATCCTTTTTCCCCACACCACGAAATTGAACCGCCGCCGCACCCGCATCCGAATCATCCTCCGCGCCTTCAATCGACCGCGTTAACGCACGCGGGCCGCCTGCGATAATCCCCTGCACCTGTTCCGGCCGCGCTCGAAACGTGGGAGGGCATTCGCTCGCATCCAAAACTCCCAACCGCCCGCTTGTCCCCGCGCCCACATAAAACAACCGCCCACCATCCTTCAACGCCGCCGCCACCCAACCGACGATGCGCGCAATTTTTTTGCTCTCACCCAACACCGCCCTC contains:
- a CDS encoding DUF177 domain-containing protein — translated: MALKIILDDLQDEQLHLEGELTPTELALELGEEEALMKPAGPLAYALTASESDDTLIVFGQLQMDFTAECARCLKPFEFPINLPQWAVALPLKGDDAIEYGWDSVDLTPWLRDDILLRLPQHPLCGPACEGLVFKQESPPPADVADSNTWSKLDDWKQPKS
- a CDS encoding ketoacyl-ACP synthase III is translated as MSDENKLQGCAITGVGSYVPERILANAELEGMVDTTDDWITSRTGIKQRRIAAEGEHTSTLAAHASRKALAQAGLDAADLDLIVVATITPDMPFPATACLVQKELGADKAAAFDLEAACSGFIYALEVGRAFIASGIYQNVLIVGAEKLSSIIDWEDRNTCVLFGDGAGAAVLQRREGARGVLATRLGSDGNKADILAMPGGGCRQPATVDSVNERIHFLKMEGKEVYKNAVNAMTAAAKEVLETSGLTIEDIQCIIPHQANQRIISAIGSRLGAREDQVFVNLQKYGNTSAASVAVALDEALQTGRVKRGDKILIIAFGAGLTWGATVLEW
- a CDS encoding PilT/PilU family type 4a pilus ATPase, which produces MEIAPPAVDPTGTELAPTPPAVEVAPEVEAAPEIAPIELKISADQAVPLSERDRDPKGGILLTEDEDISLRYPAGLLLKSNENSECWNGLEEDKSIKDDDLRLFDLILQDAINEDVADLHIKEDHYVHFRMSRGLRDRDWPKPTRKWIEKVIFNMCPEHFVEKFKEDRETDFSYFNPKFGRFRVNVFSQCDKWALAMRYIKNDLPPIEKLGINPICLKLAEAKRGLTLLAGITGSGKSTTMAAMVMHLNKNFRKHIITIEDPVEMMFEDEQCVIEQREVGLDTMSFQRALKSALREDPDMVLVGEMRDATSIGAAMRAADTGAMVLSTVHTRTAASVPGRLLDFFPEEEREMQRKKYAEVIVGAVAQRMCPTLDGGMVPAQEIMIGTPLVKQKIFDGELNRLPACIDASADDGMLSFNRCMYNLVEEGRISKEIAMDNCTSPQQLEMWFQGIEINTGIV
- the coaD gene encoding pantetheine-phosphate adenylyltransferase, producing the protein MGAGRDVGAVRTVIYPGSFDPITNGHLDVIERAAKLFDRVIVAVAVNSSKAPLFTKDQRQAQITEAAAVLGNVEVSAFDGLLVDFARDQKAQAIIRGLRAVSDFEFEFQLALMNRKLEPDIETIFMMPRETYTFLSSKLVKEIAQLGGDVSAFVSPHVERALTECRK
- the rpmF gene encoding 50S ribosomal protein L32 → MPVPKRRTSRSRRRKRLASNSALTLPQVQSCPQCDEPAQAHRVCPSCGYYKGRQVLTVKSQG